DNA from Osmerus mordax isolate fOsmMor3 chromosome 2, fOsmMor3.pri, whole genome shotgun sequence:
AAAGCCTAACATTTGTAATCCCTGCATAAACTGTGTCAACGGTGGTTATCAAATCAAAGCCTAATTTGACCGTCACGTTGCAGAGACATGACGTGACGTGATGCGTGATTTGTTTTTTCTACTTATTTTTTTGAATATTAATTTAGATGACCAAAATGGGGTGGGAGCAGTGACCCAAATTGCAATCTCTTCATGGGGCCCAACACTTTTAGCGGCGTCCCTGTATGTGTCTATAGTAACAGCTACACTGGTTCTTTAGGTGCGCTGTTTTGAATGACAGTTTTGAGCAATATTAGTGCCAGCTCAAATAAAATCTGAATGTaggcaattcattttcaatgttaATTTTAAACAGCATTGTATGCAAAATTTGAAATGATTTTACAGATTGAAATAGAATATAATGGTTTGAAATAGAATGCGAAACCAGCCAGTCTGATGTCACAAATCACTTGGTGGCTAACCACACTCCTATATTCCAGAGCGCTCTGTCTAAACATAGATGGGCTATTCTTCAATGTAGTCTAACACACGTTTTTCACAACCATACTATCGCTAGCTAGCAAAAGATTGTATTGGTAATTGGCTTTGACAGATGGTCAATttatatttttcccagaaataaGAATTAGAATTTTTTTTGTTATTATCTAGCTTCATTAAGTATAATTTTGCCCAGCAACAGTTGTCTACCCCTTTCTACAGAGGTTTTATGTTGAACACTGGTATAAAAACATAGGATACAGATACAAGTTTCCAATACTACAACCACAAATAAAGTTTGTATTGATTAAATTCAGGTATAAATAATGAATAatacatatttattattttaatgtTAATACAAGAAATAATATTTTCCAGTGGAAACACATTTACGTATAACTTAGTTGTAGTGAAACATCAAATACTTTATAATTCTATTTGTATTTCTTACCATAAGTGAACATTTGAAAAGTACAATGTCCACAAGTAATGTGCATTGTGTTGTGTTATTGACTACCACCCTCACCCAGAGAATtataacatacacacaacagCTCAAATCTAATTTGATGAACGTATTCCATAACAACAAATTATCTGAATGTTCTAGACAttgtaataatataatatttaaTATTATAATATTGTAATACATAATATATGTagccttttttcttctttttttaagctTGAAGGAAAGTTTGCAGGTTCTGTGAGTTCATGGCCAGATGGCCAGAATCATAAACatatttatcatttaaaaacatTACGAGGATACAGAATCCATTGACGATCCTATGTGAATGCggtcttaaaaaaaacatttacagattttttgAGATTGCTATGTTATTGTTTTAATTTAGCAACTATGGGATTACAGGGTTAACATTTGCAATTGCATGCACGTTTTAACACGAACATGGCATGGAGAAAGATGGAGTAACATTTGGAAAGAATGAGTGATATGGAAGGAGTGAgggatgtattttttttaaatacattttcaaataaaCATTATTCGGATTCATGACCGACACACTTGATGATAAGCAGTTAATACATGATAAGATATTGATAAGCAATGTCATCGTTGtttgctctcctctcttgttttaaccaatgtcctctttatttctctttaaTCAAAGATTTACGTTATTTTACTACTCCACACTCCAACATAATTTAGTAATATAAATTTAATTCCACTGTCCTTTTTTCAATTAAATGTTAAATTATCATGAAGAGCCTGAAATAAAGCAAACTAACAGATTCAATCTTCCAATCTTTTGGTATGAAGTTATGCAAAAAGGTGAAACATTGTTTTGACACTGAAAACCCAGGGTTAAACCTTAAGTTACCTTGCTAACCCCTAAAACCTTGCTATGTAGTATAAATTCCAGAATGTCCCCACATTTCACAGTATTTCTTATTTTCCTTTTCCTCCCCACAAGAATAGCAAAACAAgtccacaaacaaacacatacatgcacacacactcacacacagatagacacgctgacacactcacatcctcacacacacaaacacacacttacacattatcacatgacccacacactcaaacacaatgcacgcacacactcatacacagaatTGCGCTgacaaacacagaaaaaaaattataaatacaaaaaaaaaaataaacacaacatTGAGTATCATGTTCATATAACATCTCAATATTTGACACCATTTCAACTCAAATAAAAGTAAAGTAACTATGTTTCACATTCAGACAAAATGAATGTAAAATTTATATTTTAAACATACTGTATGGAGTGAGACACATAAGTACATCTAGACTTCATCAGTTTAATTGAACTTTAAGCATCCTTCTGAAATGACAAGTGAAAACGGTAAGgtaaatattttttaatattttGTCTAGTTTTTTTCTACCTGTTTCTgtacaaatgtatttttcagtGATAAGAGGCATGGAAGGAGCTGCATGCCTGATTGAGAGGTGCTATGTGCAGAAGCAAATCTATGGACAAGTATGAAGTTAATTAGGAGCTTTAACACTGACCTACTATCAATGTTCATATGTTACCTCTAATAGTTCAGGTTAGGATTTACAGAGAACAAACAGGTCCACACCAGAACAAAGGCAACTTCAATGCCAGACAGCGGggggcagagggatggagatagaAAGCTTTTCATGGCACAGCAGTGAATTAAGGAATGGCTTTTTTACAATTAGTTACATTATTAAAATGGGAGATAGCAAGTCTggacagggagatggagacagagagagctcagTGTGAGAAAAGATGCAATGTGCTGTACTGGGGAAATGGGTGTCCGTCCTCATTCCCCAGGCTTCAAAGGTGTCACcctgtcatcctctcctcttcatctccctgaaATAATAAATGATCCATGCTCATTtacagtgtttctgtttgtgtgtgtatttgtgagtaAAATGTGTCTTGTTTAACTTAACTTGTGAGGACATTTTCTTGGGACCACAACGTTGAGTGCTATTTCTAAGGGTTTTTAGGGTTTTTAGGTTTAGGGTTGGAATTACACGAAGAGTTAAGTTCAGGGATAACACAATTTTGAATAGGAGTTAATTGTCCGTCCTCACTAGGATAGTAAAACAAATCTGTTTGTGtgacagagaaaaggagtgtgtgtgtgtgtgtgtgcatagaagaatgtgtgtgagtgagtgagtgtatgtgcgtCCACTCAACTGCTCCATCACTGTTACACCATCTCGTATTGATTAGCCGTGATGATCCTCGAAAGACAGCATGCCAGTAACATGCCAATCAACTgagttggagggagggacagacagtaaaaagggaagagaagacACAAAGGCCAATTGAGTCAGGCTTATGAAGATAGTGGAGAAATGAACAATCCAAATGAATCATGTACTGAACTCTTTGTAAAAAATGTAGGCCTTGTGGTCCTTTCTGACCTGTGAGAAGGCGATGCCAAACGTCACTCCTGCGATGATGGCCATGTTGGTTTCTAAGAAGGAGGTGACTAGCTCGTAGCAGCCCTGAATACAGAAAACCTCAGATGTGTGGTGGACAAACAGGCTGGGACATTAAAGGGTGAAAGCTTTGGGACATATCATGCTGTAACATGGGATCTAAGATGTGTACTGACCTTCTGGTAGACCTTAGTGGGGGCCACAGTGGCATTGCGGCGGTCCTGGGGGCTGCAGTCGGAGGCATTGGAGCAACAGCTGGATGGGAGGCCATTGGAAGGGTAGTACACACTGGCCAGCCAGCTGGTGTAGTTATACACCCCACAGCATTGCAGCTATAGGGGgacgcagggggagagggaagtgggGCAGAGGGTGGGGCATTTTTACTTTTCCAAAGCAAGACAGTAAGTTTGAAGGATTTTGAATATACAATCTCTCATGGATGTAACATTCTATAGTCTGGTCAGTTTGCTGATTTGGGGTATTCTAGGCATAGACCATCTAGAGAACCAGTTTCTTGTTAAAGATAATTTCGGACATTCTGGAAAATTGTCAATGGAGGCGCTTGTGCGTACAGATGGCCTTTGTCGTAGGTAGGGTCTGGACTAACTTTTCTGCTGTTGTTCTGTTGACTTACATTGTGCTGCATCATGTCCACGGCCAGACTGGTCTCATCCTGAGCGTTGTAGTTCAACACGGCATCCGTGTACGTCCTCAAGAATGTACCCTTTatctacacatgcacacacacatgcatacatattcACTGATAAAACAGAAACTCTCCAACATGGAATAAAAGGTTGAGTATGGTGTTGTGTCAGTGGGCTTGGAGAGACTGACCTCATGGCGAAAAACAAAACCGGAGATCCCAGCCACTAACTCAGCCAAGAAGACCAGGGACAGGAACATTGcatactgcagacagacagaaggggtGGAAaggaaacaagagagagagaaaattagtcagagaaagaaaacagaTGGAGAGTAATGTGACCTAAGATTAGGCAAAGcaaattctccctccctccctccctccctccctccctccctccctccctccctccctccctccctccctccctccctccctccctccctccctccctccctccctccctccctccctccctccctccctccctccctccctccctccctcctctcctctcctttcagttTAAATTATCcacctctcccctactctcacCAGCTTCAGCATCCATGGGCTTCCCCTACAGGTGGCAAAGCAGCCAAAAAGTCCGAAAACGATGATGACGGTGCCGGTGCTAATGAGCACAAAAGGTGCGTTGGTGGAATTGTCCGCAATCACAGAGATGTACGGACCCAGCATCAGCTTCCCCCATACTCCCACTGCCAGCAGGATCGCCCCTGTGATCTGGATAAAAGaatgagagaagaaaggagaggggggcggggagatTGGTATATTGAAACAGGCTATTTCTAAACTTTATACATATAAAAGAAATACAAAGaacagaggggaaaagagaatatagagaaaaagagaaaacacGTTGTAGGGGGATGATTACAGAATAAAAAAGAGAGCAGTGGGGAGGTAGAAAACAGGAGCAGGAATAGTGAGTGGAataaggcggggggggggggggggcattcaaCCATTGTTCAATTGCTAAGCTTCACAAAGCAGTGAGGCCTCTTTCAGCTGCAGTGTCGGTCTTCCACTGTATGCTGTGAGTTGGCCTGAAAGGAGAAAGCGCCACCCTGTGGCTCCATCTGATATAAGATATAGCCACAtagagaacaaaacaaaaacatttacatttagtcatttagcagatgctcttatccagagcgacttacagtaagtacagggacattccccccgaggcaagtagggtgaagtgccttgctcaaggacacaacgtcaaaaacaaaatcaacaaacaaatcggtcccaacacaagctcttctcctgtctggccccccagtggtggaatcaactccccacctccatcagagactgtctctccaccttcaagaaaaggctcaagccgcacttgttccgggaatacaacggtacttaggaatggttcgcttgacctgatgttagtttcctcaaggatcacaatgactcttgcttagagacttgttgctcttgtggttagtggtaactgatttaaaatgtttgtactcgctgtgatatattgtttttattattgttgcttgttttttccacaggtacacttgcacttatagcggttcatgttgtttaattgtaacttgtttaactacatgctcttatggttcttccctttggcacttactttggttgttcataatgtgtgcttcatgttttggctactcgcaatgtttttgtggctatcttgttgttatgatcagtgacctatgcactttgtaaa
Protein-coding regions in this window:
- the LOC136961791 gene encoding tetraspanin-7-like, whose amino-acid sequence is METKPVITCLKTLLIVYSFVFWITGAILLAVGVWGKLMLGPYISVIADNSTNAPFVLISTGTVIIVFGLFGCFATCRGSPWMLKLYAMFLSLVFLAELVAGISGFVFRHEIKGTFLRTYTDAVLNYNAQDETSLAVDMMQHNLQCCGVYNYTSWLASVYYPSNGLPSSCCSNASDCSPQDRRNATVAPTKVYQKGCYELVTSFLETNMAIIAGVTFGIAFSQLIGMLLACCLSRIITANQYEMV